The following proteins come from a genomic window of Trifolium pratense cultivar HEN17-A07 linkage group LG4, ARS_RC_1.1, whole genome shotgun sequence:
- the LOC123920632 gene encoding uncharacterized protein LOC123920632, giving the protein MATIFKLLSLTIFLGLIFQAYGQPCSLNNIVVKQKPGKEFPWWDVNVSNNCSCTQSQVKFNCTEFTNYTPSVDPSILNKDCLLIQGRPLHYSESVNFSYVLTEQFTFQTISSEIACS; this is encoded by the exons ATGGCTACTATTTTCAAGCTTCTCTCCCTCACTATCTTCCTTGGCCTCATTTTCCAAg CATATGGACAACCTTGTTCTTTGAACAACATTGTTGTTAAGCAAAAACCAGGCAAAGAATTCCCGTGGTGGGATGTTAATGTAAGCAACAATTGTAGTTGTACTCAATCACAAGTGAAGTTCAATTGCACTGAATTTACAAATTATACTCCATCTGTTGAtccatcaattttaaataaaGATTGTCTTCTCATCCAAGGACGGCCATTGCATTATTCTGAATCTGTTAACTTCTCATATGTTTTAACAGAACAGTTCACATTTCAAACAATTTCTTCTGAAATTGCATGTTCTTAA